In Melopsittacus undulatus isolate bMelUnd1 chromosome 20, bMelUnd1.mat.Z, whole genome shotgun sequence, a genomic segment contains:
- the DCAF8 gene encoding DDB1- and CUL4-associated factor 8 isoform X3, which produces MSDRGSSMDGKTDIVNGSLSSSPEEMSAEEGRETSSGIEVEASDLSLSLTGDDVGPTRASMETSRDTDTESSGEEKDSDSMDDTGHYSITEESRALDEEEEEEEDEERAQRRSHRKRSSHEQDSSDDEQALEQWVSAETSALPRPRWRAIPALRHRQLGSGSRFVPEACGARVFVQRFRLQHGLEAHTGCVNTLHFNQRGTWLASGSDDLRVVVWDWVRRRPVLEFESGHKSNVFQAKFLPNSGDSTLAMCARDGQVRVAELSATQCCKNTKRVAQHKGASHKLALEPDSPCTFLSAGEDAVVFTIDLRQDRPASKLVVTKEKEKKVGLYTIYVNPANTYQFAVGGRDQFIRIYDQRRIDENENNGVLKKFCPHHLVNSESKANITCLVYSHDGSELLASYNDEDIYLFNSSHSDGAEYIKRYKGHRNNATVKGVNFYGPKSEFVVSGSDCGHIFLWEKSSCQIVQFMEGDKGGVVNCLEPHPHLPVLATSGLDHDVKIWAPTAETPTELVGLREVIKKNKLERDEDSLHHTDMFDSHMLWFLMHHLRQRRHHRVGAIHRRRDPGAPDADSDESPSSSDTSDEEEEGPDRVQCMPS; this is translated from the exons GCATCGAGGTGGAAGCCTCAGACCTGAGCCTGAGCCTCACCGGGGACGACGTGGGGCCCACCCGCGCCAGCATGGAGACCAGCCGGGACACGGACACCGAGAGCTCGGGCGAGGAGAAGGACTCGGACAGCATGGACGACACCGGCCACTACTCCATCACCGAGGAGAGCCGGGCGCTggacgaggaggaggaggaggaggaggatgaggagcgCGCTCAGCGCCGCAGCCACCGCAAGCGCAGCAGCCACGAGCAGGACTCGTCGGACGACGAGCAGGCGCTGGAGCAGTGGGTGTCGGCGGAGACGTCGGCGCTGCCACGGCCGCGCTGGCGCGCCATCCCCGCGCTGCGGCACCGCCAGCTGGGCTCCGGCAGCCGCTTCGTGCCCGAGGCCTGCGGCGCCCGCGTCTTCGTGCAGCGCTTCCGCCTGCAGCACGGGCTGGAGGCGCACACCGGCTGCGTCAACACCCTGCACTTTAACCAGCGCGGCACATGGCTCGCCAGCGGCAGCGACGACCTCCGTGTTGTGGTCTGGGACTGGGTGAGGAGGAGGCCGGTGCTGGAGTTTGAGAGCGGCCACAAGAGCAACGTGTTCCAG GCCAAGTTCCTGCCCAACAGTGGTGACTCCACACTGGCCATGTGTGCCCGGGACGGGCAGGTCCGTGTGGCTGAGCTCTCAgccacccagtgctgcaagaaCACCAAGCGGGTGGCCCAGCACAAGGGAGCCTCACACAAG CTGGCCCTAGAACCGGATTCTCCATGCACTTTCCTATCGGCAGGTGAAGATGCTGTCGTCTTCACCATCGACCTGAGACAAGACCGACCTGCCTC GAAACTGGTGGTGAccaaggagaaggagaagaaggtgGGACTGTACACCATCTATGTCAACCCCGCCAACACCTACCAGTTTGCTGTGGGTGGCAGAGACCAGTTCATCAG GATTTATGACCAGCGGAGGATAGATGAGAACGAGAACAACGGAGTCCTCAAGAAGTTCTGCCCACACCACTTG GTGAACAGCGAGTCCAAAGCCAACATCACCTGCCTGGTCTACAGCCACGACGGCTCCG AGCTCTTGGCCAGCTACAACGATGAGGACATTTACCTCTTCAACTCCTCCCACAGCGACGGGGCCGAGTACATCAAGAGGTACAAGGGACACCGCAATAATGCCACGG TGAAAGGAGTGAATTTCTACGGCCCCAAAAGTGAGTTTGTGGTGAGCGGCAGCGACTGTGGCCACATCTTCCTGTGGGAGAAATCCTCCTGCCAGATCGTGCAGTTCATGGAAGGTGACAAGGGTGGAGTG GTGAACTGCCTGgagccccatccccatctccccgTCCTGGCCACCAGTGGCCTGGACCACGACGTCAAGATCTGGGCCCCCACAGCCGAGACCCCCACGGAGCTTGTGGGGCTGCGGGAG GTGATCAAGAAGAACAAGCTGGAGCGGGATGAGGACAGTCTGCATCACACTGACATGTTCGACAGCCACATGCTCTGGTTCCTCATGCACCACCTGCGCCAGCGCCGCCACCACCGGGTGGGTGccatacat CGCCGCCGGGACCCCGGAGCCCCGGATGCAGACTCGGATGAGTCCCCAAGCTCCTCGGACACATcggatgaggaggaggaaggtccGGACCGGGTTCAGTGTATGCCATCgtga
- the PEA15 gene encoding astrocytic phosphoprotein PEA-15: MAEYRSLLEELAQNITAEDLEQLKSACKEDIPSGESEAIATSQHWFSFLEKHGKLGPDTLSYVEHIFEISRRPDLLTTVVRYRTHVLKISEEDEVDTKLTRIPSAKKYKDIIRQPSEEEIIKLAPPPKKA; this comes from the exons ATGGCCGAGTACCGCAGCCTCCTGGAGGAGCTGGCCCAGAACATCACAGCCGAGGACCTGGAGCAGCTCAAGTCTGCCTGCAAGGAGGACATCCCGAGCGGGGAGAGTGAGGCCATCGCCACCAGCCAGCACTGGTTCAGCTTCCTGGAGAAGCACGGCAAGCTGGGACCAG ACACCCTCTCGTACGTGGAGCACATCTTCGAGATCTCGCGCCGCCCGGACCTGCTGACCACGGTCGTGCGGTACCGAACACACGTGCTCAAGATCTCGGAGGAGGACGAGGTGGACACGAAGCTCACGCGCATCCCGAGCGCCAAGAAGTACAAGG acATCATCCGGCAGCCATCGGAGGAGGAGATCATCAAACTGGCGCCCCCCCCCAAGAAAGCctga